In Panicum virgatum strain AP13 chromosome 4N, P.virgatum_v5, whole genome shotgun sequence, a single window of DNA contains:
- the LOC120671529 gene encoding proteasome activator subunit 4-like isoform X3 — protein sequence MHLYNAWLPPPVAAAARGEAAAFAAAVRAAADAWRPGDPDSAYATLKWISVFDLFIKAKSDISPVDVQDLVKLGLEIFHASQNKLVVQIKWGGLLIRLLRKHRKRLLLDVQWWPLYDTLIKTHFKRNMGPEGWKVRKQHFETVTSLVRASRNFFPEGAATEIWSEFRPMLDNPWHNSAFEGVGFLRLFLSANSRNQDHFTIDWIAQCLDIWDSVTNCNFWDIQWASIIARCIKNFRSVNWDDFLPLLFTRYLNMFEVYLLKPKSLAFEYFEKLINFLEQFYHPSNGGQWTYSLERFLLHLVVYFEKRLQHEQVDATVEEHDPPCLGKEEMVIFIKVILKLLDRGQYSKDNSLAETVSIATSILSYVEPTLVLPFVATNFQLALETTTATHQLKNAVTSVAFSGRALLLCSLFSSQSDDSCAVDSFSDLITTSLSNALLGMDANDPPKTVATMQLIGSIFSNLATVGANDDVPAFLQSTTLSHWLDEFFSRLFSVLQNLESSSPINEGYQTSFTSGTFLSKDGSYYFCMLEILLGKLSKPLFDQSLKRIAKFVNANILPGATSEVGLLCCACVYSYPEEASVHLFKPILMNIMSSFEGTPKPGYVGRAVPDKTSKKAALSPALETALDYYLRVLAIAISYAGPVLLNYKEELNHIITSAFQAPSWKVNGAGDHLLRSLLGNLVSYYPIDQYKPFTCQPIGNIIEPWGCAKAHQDREVEMLNFPPKWHDPSQDELSFANELLQFHFQSALDDLLSICQTKLHSETAGDEKEHLKVTLLRILSSLHGVMSCLPEMRPSYKDGRSQEVEPIFFIAGSAGSTVGSSEMREKAAEFVHIACRYLLKERTDDSILLALVVRVIDALVNYGSLEYLEWSRHFQAWKVESTSIIEPPCNFIVPFHAQGKKRPRWALIDKANLHSTWRCSQSSYHRYRTNAEVSPSGLMTDLMNDLLELSLHNYEIVRSYAGRALTKLLKRWPSLISNCVLTLTGNLCDPKAPEHVVLGSCSILSSQTVLRHLTTDFVSLSSFIMGILGSSHHESLKCQKAITELFVMYNIRFSGISRSFFKNSESHVDKSGFLSLVRRINALGFESNSLHWRYNLMANRVLLLLILASRSESGVYSQMLAETAGHFLTNLKSQLPHSRMLAISALNTLLQGSPHKAYPQDSQQSLDHPEYCNISSTGEILNQIIQEEGFMNETLNSLSHVHIISDNDGSSKASYGASSFQSGSERAITDFYFDFSASWPRTPSWISLVGGHMFYSRFARIFKRLIQQCGMPVMSSLQTALEDFLSSKERSRQCVAAEAMAGMLHSDITGNLESENNWLMVQLQKIMLVPSVESAPEWAACIRYAVTGKERSGTRAPVLRQKVLECLCSPVPQSVATSVLAKRYAFLSVALIEISAPKMSAAEKQYHVKIVDELLDNMNHSSAQIREAIGVAMCVTCSNMRLSGSFGPGSREELCGDVSMIEQTGNEYWSKCLTDGANELAVSIQNSIQSKQLESTSDSATENSMDHREESDAKRMETIFHFMIASLRSGRSSVLLDIIIRLVYPVLSLQETSNKELSLLAKSAFELLKWRILHRPFLETAISSILSSVNDPNWRTRSVLLSYLRTFTYRHTFILSGSEKSLIWQTIEKLLVDNQVEVREHAAGVLASLMKGIDEDLSKDFRDRSYAKAQRIIVAQRRNSKSGHSVATIHGAVLALTASVLSVPYDMPSWLPAHVTLLARFISEPSPIRSTVTKAVAEFKRTHADTWSIQKDAFTEDELEVLRDTSSSSSYFA from the exons ATGCACCTCTACAACGCGTggttgccgccgccggtggccgccgcggcgcgcggggaggcggcggcgttcgcGGCCGCGGTGCGGGCGGCCGCCGACGCGTGGCGGCCCGGCGACCCCGACTCCGCCTACGCCACGCTCAAGTGGATCTCCGTGTTCGACCT TTTTATTAAAGCGAAGAGTGATATTTCTCCTGTGGATGTACAAGATCTTGTAAAGCTTGGGTTGGAGATATTTCATGCATCTCAGAACAAGTTAGTTGTCCAG ATTAAATGGGGAGGTTTGCTCATCAGGCTTTTAAGAAAGCACAGGAAGAGGCTTTTACTTGATGTGCAATGGTGGCCGTTGTATGATACATTGATAAAGACTCATTTCAAGAG AAACATGGGGCCTGAGGGCTGGAAAGTAAGGAAGCAACACTTTGAAACTGTCACCTCCTTGGTGCGTGCATCTAGGAACTTCTTTCCTGAAGGTGCAGCCACTGAGATTTGGTCAGAGTTCAG GCCCATGCTGGATAATCCATGGCATAATTCAGCATTTGAAGGTGTTGGATTCCTCAGGCTGTTTCTTTCTGCGAACTCAAGGAATCAGGATCACTTTACGAT TGATTGGATTGCACAATGCCTTGACATATGGGATTCTGTCACAAATTGTAACTTCTGGGATATTCAATGGGCTTCCATCATAGCACGCTGTATAAAAAATTTTAGATCAGTGAACTGGGATGATTTTTTGCCGTTGTTATTCACAAGATACTTGAACATGTTTGAG GTATACCTTTTGAAGCCTAAAAGTTTAGCATTTGAGTATTTTGAGAAGCTCATTAATTTTTTGGAACA GTTCTATCATCCATCAAATGGGGGTCAATGGACCTACTCATTGGAGCGGTTCCTGCTGCATCTTGTTGTTTACTTTGAAAAACGCCTTCAACATGAACAAGT TGATGCAACGGTTGAGGAACATGATCCGCCTTGTCTTGGAAAGGAAGAAATGGTTATTTTTATCAAAGTTATCTTGAAGTTACTGGATCGTGGTCAGTACAGCAAAGATAATTCtcttgctgaaacagtttccATTGCAACTTCCATCCTGTCTTATGTTGAGCCAACCCTTGTGCTTCCGTTTGTCGCAACAAACTTCCAACTAGCTTTAGAAACA ACTACAGCTACCCATCAATTGAAGAATGCTGTCACATCTGTCGCATTTTCTGGACGTGCTCTTCTTCTGTGTTCTTTATTTTCATCCCAGTCTGATGATAGCTGTGCTGTCGACTCATTCAGCGATCTTATTACCACTTCCCTTTCAAATGCATTACTTGGCATGGATGCCAACGATCCACCCAAAACTGTAGCTACAATGCAGTTAATTGGTTCCATATTTTCAAAT CTAGCTACAGTTGGTGCTAATGATGATGTGCCTGCATTTCTCCAATCTACCACTTTATCGCACTGGCTAGATGAGTTCTTTTCCCGGCTGTTTTCTGTGCTTCAAAATTTGGAATCAAGTAGTCCAAT TAATGAGGGTTACCAAACCTCATTCACGTCAGGGACTTTTCTTTCTAAGGATGGCTCATATTACTTCTGCATGCTTGAAATTCTTCTTGGGAAGTTATCAAAACCCTTATTTGATCAG TCCCTGAAGAGAATTGCCAAGTTTGTTAATGCAAATATCCTCCCTGGTGCTACTTCAGAAGTTGGGCTTCTTTGTTGTGCCTGCGTATATTCATATCCTGAGGAGGCTTCAGTCCATCTTTTTAAACCAATCTTAATGAATATCATGTCCTCCTTTGAGGGCACCCCAAAACCAGGTTATGTTGGAAGAGCAGTTCCTGATAAAACGTCTAAAAAG GCTGCACTTTCTCCTGCCTTGGAAACAGCATTAGACTACTATCTGAGGGTTTTGGCCATAGCCATCAGTTATGCTGGTCCCGTGTTACTCAATTATAAGGAAGAATTAAACCATATAATAACGTCTGCGTTCCAGGCCCCTTCATGGAAG GTCAATGGAGCTGGGGATCATCTCCTTCGCTCTCTGCTAGGAAATTTGGTTTCCTATTATCCAATAGATCAGTACAA GCCATTCACTTGTCAGCCTATTGGTAATATTATTGAACCATGGGGCTGTGCAAAGGCTCATCAGGATAGGGAGGTTGAAATGCTTAATTTCCCTCCAAAGTGGCATGATCCCAGTCAAGATGAACTTTCTTTTGCAAACGAATTACTACAATTTCATTTCCAGTCAGCTTTAGATGATCTTTTGAGTATTTGTCAGACAAAACTTCATTCTGAGACAG caGGAGATGAGAAGGAGCACCTAAAAGTAACTCTATTACGCATCTTGTCTTCATTGCATGGTGTCATGTCTTGCTTGCCAGAAATGCGCCCATCATATAAAGATGGGAGGTCGCAGGAAGTGGAGCCCATATTCTTCATAGCAGGATCTGCTGGTAGCACCGTTGGCAGCTCAGAAATGCGTGAAAAGGCTGCAGAATTTGTGCATATAGCTTGCAG GTACTTATTAAAGGAAAGAACTGATGACAGTATTCTCCTCGCACTTGTTGTGCGCGTAATTGATGCTTTGGTAAACTATG GCAGCTTGGAATATCTAGAATGGTCACGCCATTTTCAAGCTTGGAAAGTAGAGTCTACTTCTATAATTGAGCCTCCATGCAACTTCATTGTTCCATTTCATGCTCAAGGAAAAAAGAG ACCTAGATGGGCACTTATCGACAAAGCAAACTTGCATAGTACATGGAGATGTTCACAATCATCATATCACAGATACAGAACGAATGCAGAAGTATCTCCATCTGGCCTCATGACTGATTTGATGAATGATCTCTTAGAGCTCTCACTACACAACTATGAAATTGTTCGCTC GTATGCTGGAAGAGCTTTAACAAAATTGTTGAAGCGCTGGCCTTCTCTAATTTCTAACTGTGTTCTCACACTTACTGGAAATTTGTGCGACCCGAAAGCTCCTGAACATGTGGTGCTTGGTTCTTGCAGCATCCTTTCATCACAGACTGTTTTAAGACACTTGACCACT GATTTCGTTTCCCTCTCTTCATTTATCATGGGCATTCTGGGAAG CTCTCACCATGAATCGTTGAAGTGTCAGAAAGCTATTACTGAG CTCTTTGTAATGTATAATATACGTTTCTCTGGAATATCAAGGAGTTTCTTTAAAAACTCTGAAAGTCACGTCGACAAGTCGGGATTTCTCAGTTTAGTTCGTCGAATCAATGCTTTGGGCTTTGAGAGCAACAGCCTGCATTGGAG GTACAATTTGATGGCCAACAGAGTACTCCTGCTGCTGATTTTAGCATCCAGAAGTGAATCTGGCGTATATTCACAAATGCTGGCAGAGACTGCTG GTCATTTCTTAACGAACTTGAAGAGTCAACTGCCTCACTCAAGAATGCTTGCAATATCTGCGCTGAACACATTATTGCAAGGATCGCCTCATAAGGCATATCCACAAGATTCACAGCAATCATTGGATCACCCCGAATATTGCAATATTTCATCAACAGGAGAAATTTTGAATCAGATAATTCAAGAGGAAGGATTCATGAATGAGACACTGAACAGTTTATCTCATGTCCATATTATTTCTGATAATGATGGTTCCTCAAAAGCGAGTTATGGGGCTTCATCTTTTCAAAGCGGATCTGAAAGAGCAATCACTGACTTCTATTTTGATTTCTCTGCCTCGTGGCCACGTACTCCTAGTTGGATTTCTTTAGTGGGTGGTCACATGTTCTATTCCCGCTTTGCTAGGATATTTAAAAGGCTTATCCAACAATGTGGCATGCCTGTAATGTCTTCTCTTCAGACAGCACTGGAAGATTTTCTAAGTTCGAAAGAGAGATCAAGGCAATGTGTGGCTGCTGAAGCCATGGCAGGGATGCTCCACTCTGATATCACTGGGAATTTGGAGTCAGAGAATAACTGGTTGATGGTTCAACTGCAGAAGATTATGCTAGTACCATCTGTGGAATCAGCTCCTGAATGGGCAGCTTGCATTCGATATGCTGTTACAGGAAAAGAAAGATCCGGAACTCGTGCTCCTGTTCTTAGACAAAAAGTATTAGAGTGCTTATGTAGTCCTGTTCCTCAATCCGTGGCAACTAGCGTACTTGCCAAGAGATATGCTTTTCTATCTGTTGCTCTAATAGAAATATCTGCACCAAAAATGTCTGCAGCAGAGAAGCAATACCATGTTAAAATTGTTGATGAACTACTTGACAACATGAACCATTCATCTGCACAG ATAAGAGAAGCAATTGGTGTTGCCATGTGTGTTACATGCTCAAATATGAGACTTTCTGGATCGTTTGGCCCTGGTTCACGAGAAGAGCTTTGTGGGGATGTAAGCATGATCGAACAGACAGGAAATGAATATTGGTCTAAATGTTTGACAGATGGAGCTAATGAATTAGCTGTAAGTATACAAAACAGTATTCAATCTAAGCAACTGGAGTCAACATCAGATTCGGCTACTGAAAATAGCATGGATCATAGAGAGGAGTCTGACGCTAAAAGGATGGAAACG ATTTTTCATTTCATGATCGCATCTCTGAGGTCTGGGAGATCTTCTGTTCTACTAGATATTATTATTAGACTCGTGTACCCTGTTCTCTCACTACAG GAAACCTCAAATAAGGAACTTTCATTGCTCGCTAAATCAGCTTTTGAGTTGCTCAAGTGGAGGATTCTACATCGGCCTTTTCTTGAAACTGCTATTTCGTCTATTCTTTCTTCAGTTAATGATCCTAACTGGCGCACCAGATCTGTGCTTTTATCATACCTCAGGACATTTACATACAG
- the LOC120671529 gene encoding proteasome activator subunit 4-like isoform X2: MHLYNAWLPPPVAAAARGEAAAFAAAVRAAADAWRPGDPDSAYATLKWISVFDLFIKAKSDISPVDVQDLVKLGLEIFHASQNKLVVQIKWGGLLIRLLRKHRKRLLLDVQWWPLYDTLIKTHFKRNMGPEGWKVRKQHFETVTSLVRASRNFFPEGAATEIWSEFRPMLDNPWHNSAFEGVGFLRLFLSANSRNQDHFTIDWIAQCLDIWDSVTNCNFWDIQWASIIARCIKNFRSVNWDDFLPLLFTRYLNMFEVPISSGNGSYPFPVVVPGNTRFLFSSKTRTPAKAIAKSIVYLLKPKSLAFEYFEKLINFLEQFYHPSNGGQWTYSLERFLLHLVVYFEKRLQHEQVDATVEEHDPPCLGKEEMVIFIKVILKLLDRGQYSKDNSLAETVSIATSILSYVEPTLVLPFVATNFQLALETTTATHQLKNAVTSVAFSGRALLLCSLFSSQSDDSCAVDSFSDLITTSLSNALLGMDANDPPKTVATMQLIGSIFSNLATVGANDDVPAFLQSTTLSHWLDEFFSRLFSVLQNLESSSPINEGYQTSFTSGTFLSKDGSYYFCMLEILLGKLSKPLFDQSLKRIAKFVNANILPGATSEVGLLCCACVYSYPEEASVHLFKPILMNIMSSFEGTPKPGYVGRAVPDKTSKKAALSPALETALDYYLRVLAIAISYAGPVLLNYKEELNHIITSAFQAPSWKVNGAGDHLLRSLLGNLVSYYPIDQYKPFTCQPIGNIIEPWGCAKAHQDREVEMLNFPPKWHDPSQDELSFANELLQFHFQSALDDLLSICQTKLHSETGDEKEHLKVTLLRILSSLHGVMSCLPEMRPSYKDGRSQEVEPIFFIAGSAGSTVGSSEMREKAAEFVHIACRYLLKERTDDSILLALVVRVIDALVNYGSLEYLEWSRHFQAWKVESTSIIEPPCNFIVPFHAQGKKRPRWALIDKANLHSTWRCSQSSYHRYRTNAEVSPSGLMTDLMNDLLELSLHNYEIVRSYAGRALTKLLKRWPSLISNCVLTLTGNLCDPKAPEHVVLGSCSILSSQTVLRHLTTDFVSLSSFIMGILGSSHHESLKCQKAITELFVMYNIRFSGISRSFFKNSESHVDKSGFLSLVRRINALGFESNSLHWRYNLMANRVLLLLILASRSESGVYSQMLAETAGHFLTNLKSQLPHSRMLAISALNTLLQGSPHKAYPQDSQQSLDHPEYCNISSTGEILNQIIQEEGFMNETLNSLSHVHIISDNDGSSKASYGASSFQSGSERAITDFYFDFSASWPRTPSWISLVGGHMFYSRFARIFKRLIQQCGMPVMSSLQTALEDFLSSKERSRQCVAAEAMAGMLHSDITGNLESENNWLMVQLQKIMLVPSVESAPEWAACIRYAVTGKERSGTRAPVLRQKVLECLCSPVPQSVATSVLAKRYAFLSVALIEISAPKMSAAEKQYHVKIVDELLDNMNHSSAQIREAIGVAMCVTCSNMRLSGSFGPGSREELCGDVSMIEQTGNEYWSKCLTDGANELAVSIQNSIQSKQLESTSDSATENSMDHREESDAKRMETIFHFMIASLRSGRSSVLLDIIIRLVYPVLSLQETSNKELSLLAKSAFELLKWRILHRPFLETAISSILSSVNDPNWRTRSVLLSYLRTFTYRHTFILSGSEKSLIWQTIEKLLVDNQVEVREHAAGVLASLMKGIDEDLSKDFRDRSYAKAQRIIVAQRRNSKSGHSVATIHGAVLALTASVLSVPYDMPSWLPAHVTLLARFISEPSPIRSTVTKAVAEFKRTHADTWSIQKDAFTEDELEVLRDTSSSSSYFA; the protein is encoded by the exons ATGCACCTCTACAACGCGTggttgccgccgccggtggccgccgcggcgcgcggggaggcggcggcgttcgcGGCCGCGGTGCGGGCGGCCGCCGACGCGTGGCGGCCCGGCGACCCCGACTCCGCCTACGCCACGCTCAAGTGGATCTCCGTGTTCGACCT TTTTATTAAAGCGAAGAGTGATATTTCTCCTGTGGATGTACAAGATCTTGTAAAGCTTGGGTTGGAGATATTTCATGCATCTCAGAACAAGTTAGTTGTCCAG ATTAAATGGGGAGGTTTGCTCATCAGGCTTTTAAGAAAGCACAGGAAGAGGCTTTTACTTGATGTGCAATGGTGGCCGTTGTATGATACATTGATAAAGACTCATTTCAAGAG AAACATGGGGCCTGAGGGCTGGAAAGTAAGGAAGCAACACTTTGAAACTGTCACCTCCTTGGTGCGTGCATCTAGGAACTTCTTTCCTGAAGGTGCAGCCACTGAGATTTGGTCAGAGTTCAG GCCCATGCTGGATAATCCATGGCATAATTCAGCATTTGAAGGTGTTGGATTCCTCAGGCTGTTTCTTTCTGCGAACTCAAGGAATCAGGATCACTTTACGAT TGATTGGATTGCACAATGCCTTGACATATGGGATTCTGTCACAAATTGTAACTTCTGGGATATTCAATGGGCTTCCATCATAGCACGCTGTATAAAAAATTTTAGATCAGTGAACTGGGATGATTTTTTGCCGTTGTTATTCACAAGATACTTGAACATGTTTGAG GTTCCTATATCAAGTGGGAACGGGTCATACCCCTTTCCAGTGGTGGTTCCTGGGAACACGAGATTTTTATTTTCCAGTAAGACAAGAACACCTGCCAAGGCAATTGCAAAATCTATT GTATACCTTTTGAAGCCTAAAAGTTTAGCATTTGAGTATTTTGAGAAGCTCATTAATTTTTTGGAACA GTTCTATCATCCATCAAATGGGGGTCAATGGACCTACTCATTGGAGCGGTTCCTGCTGCATCTTGTTGTTTACTTTGAAAAACGCCTTCAACATGAACAAGT TGATGCAACGGTTGAGGAACATGATCCGCCTTGTCTTGGAAAGGAAGAAATGGTTATTTTTATCAAAGTTATCTTGAAGTTACTGGATCGTGGTCAGTACAGCAAAGATAATTCtcttgctgaaacagtttccATTGCAACTTCCATCCTGTCTTATGTTGAGCCAACCCTTGTGCTTCCGTTTGTCGCAACAAACTTCCAACTAGCTTTAGAAACA ACTACAGCTACCCATCAATTGAAGAATGCTGTCACATCTGTCGCATTTTCTGGACGTGCTCTTCTTCTGTGTTCTTTATTTTCATCCCAGTCTGATGATAGCTGTGCTGTCGACTCATTCAGCGATCTTATTACCACTTCCCTTTCAAATGCATTACTTGGCATGGATGCCAACGATCCACCCAAAACTGTAGCTACAATGCAGTTAATTGGTTCCATATTTTCAAAT CTAGCTACAGTTGGTGCTAATGATGATGTGCCTGCATTTCTCCAATCTACCACTTTATCGCACTGGCTAGATGAGTTCTTTTCCCGGCTGTTTTCTGTGCTTCAAAATTTGGAATCAAGTAGTCCAAT TAATGAGGGTTACCAAACCTCATTCACGTCAGGGACTTTTCTTTCTAAGGATGGCTCATATTACTTCTGCATGCTTGAAATTCTTCTTGGGAAGTTATCAAAACCCTTATTTGATCAG TCCCTGAAGAGAATTGCCAAGTTTGTTAATGCAAATATCCTCCCTGGTGCTACTTCAGAAGTTGGGCTTCTTTGTTGTGCCTGCGTATATTCATATCCTGAGGAGGCTTCAGTCCATCTTTTTAAACCAATCTTAATGAATATCATGTCCTCCTTTGAGGGCACCCCAAAACCAGGTTATGTTGGAAGAGCAGTTCCTGATAAAACGTCTAAAAAG GCTGCACTTTCTCCTGCCTTGGAAACAGCATTAGACTACTATCTGAGGGTTTTGGCCATAGCCATCAGTTATGCTGGTCCCGTGTTACTCAATTATAAGGAAGAATTAAACCATATAATAACGTCTGCGTTCCAGGCCCCTTCATGGAAG GTCAATGGAGCTGGGGATCATCTCCTTCGCTCTCTGCTAGGAAATTTGGTTTCCTATTATCCAATAGATCAGTACAA GCCATTCACTTGTCAGCCTATTGGTAATATTATTGAACCATGGGGCTGTGCAAAGGCTCATCAGGATAGGGAGGTTGAAATGCTTAATTTCCCTCCAAAGTGGCATGATCCCAGTCAAGATGAACTTTCTTTTGCAAACGAATTACTACAATTTCATTTCCAGTCAGCTTTAGATGATCTTTTGAGTATTTGTCAGACAAAACTTCATTCTGAGACAG GAGATGAGAAGGAGCACCTAAAAGTAACTCTATTACGCATCTTGTCTTCATTGCATGGTGTCATGTCTTGCTTGCCAGAAATGCGCCCATCATATAAAGATGGGAGGTCGCAGGAAGTGGAGCCCATATTCTTCATAGCAGGATCTGCTGGTAGCACCGTTGGCAGCTCAGAAATGCGTGAAAAGGCTGCAGAATTTGTGCATATAGCTTGCAG GTACTTATTAAAGGAAAGAACTGATGACAGTATTCTCCTCGCACTTGTTGTGCGCGTAATTGATGCTTTGGTAAACTATG GCAGCTTGGAATATCTAGAATGGTCACGCCATTTTCAAGCTTGGAAAGTAGAGTCTACTTCTATAATTGAGCCTCCATGCAACTTCATTGTTCCATTTCATGCTCAAGGAAAAAAGAG ACCTAGATGGGCACTTATCGACAAAGCAAACTTGCATAGTACATGGAGATGTTCACAATCATCATATCACAGATACAGAACGAATGCAGAAGTATCTCCATCTGGCCTCATGACTGATTTGATGAATGATCTCTTAGAGCTCTCACTACACAACTATGAAATTGTTCGCTC GTATGCTGGAAGAGCTTTAACAAAATTGTTGAAGCGCTGGCCTTCTCTAATTTCTAACTGTGTTCTCACACTTACTGGAAATTTGTGCGACCCGAAAGCTCCTGAACATGTGGTGCTTGGTTCTTGCAGCATCCTTTCATCACAGACTGTTTTAAGACACTTGACCACT GATTTCGTTTCCCTCTCTTCATTTATCATGGGCATTCTGGGAAG CTCTCACCATGAATCGTTGAAGTGTCAGAAAGCTATTACTGAG CTCTTTGTAATGTATAATATACGTTTCTCTGGAATATCAAGGAGTTTCTTTAAAAACTCTGAAAGTCACGTCGACAAGTCGGGATTTCTCAGTTTAGTTCGTCGAATCAATGCTTTGGGCTTTGAGAGCAACAGCCTGCATTGGAG GTACAATTTGATGGCCAACAGAGTACTCCTGCTGCTGATTTTAGCATCCAGAAGTGAATCTGGCGTATATTCACAAATGCTGGCAGAGACTGCTG GTCATTTCTTAACGAACTTGAAGAGTCAACTGCCTCACTCAAGAATGCTTGCAATATCTGCGCTGAACACATTATTGCAAGGATCGCCTCATAAGGCATATCCACAAGATTCACAGCAATCATTGGATCACCCCGAATATTGCAATATTTCATCAACAGGAGAAATTTTGAATCAGATAATTCAAGAGGAAGGATTCATGAATGAGACACTGAACAGTTTATCTCATGTCCATATTATTTCTGATAATGATGGTTCCTCAAAAGCGAGTTATGGGGCTTCATCTTTTCAAAGCGGATCTGAAAGAGCAATCACTGACTTCTATTTTGATTTCTCTGCCTCGTGGCCACGTACTCCTAGTTGGATTTCTTTAGTGGGTGGTCACATGTTCTATTCCCGCTTTGCTAGGATATTTAAAAGGCTTATCCAACAATGTGGCATGCCTGTAATGTCTTCTCTTCAGACAGCACTGGAAGATTTTCTAAGTTCGAAAGAGAGATCAAGGCAATGTGTGGCTGCTGAAGCCATGGCAGGGATGCTCCACTCTGATATCACTGGGAATTTGGAGTCAGAGAATAACTGGTTGATGGTTCAACTGCAGAAGATTATGCTAGTACCATCTGTGGAATCAGCTCCTGAATGGGCAGCTTGCATTCGATATGCTGTTACAGGAAAAGAAAGATCCGGAACTCGTGCTCCTGTTCTTAGACAAAAAGTATTAGAGTGCTTATGTAGTCCTGTTCCTCAATCCGTGGCAACTAGCGTACTTGCCAAGAGATATGCTTTTCTATCTGTTGCTCTAATAGAAATATCTGCACCAAAAATGTCTGCAGCAGAGAAGCAATACCATGTTAAAATTGTTGATGAACTACTTGACAACATGAACCATTCATCTGCACAG ATAAGAGAAGCAATTGGTGTTGCCATGTGTGTTACATGCTCAAATATGAGACTTTCTGGATCGTTTGGCCCTGGTTCACGAGAAGAGCTTTGTGGGGATGTAAGCATGATCGAACAGACAGGAAATGAATATTGGTCTAAATGTTTGACAGATGGAGCTAATGAATTAGCTGTAAGTATACAAAACAGTATTCAATCTAAGCAACTGGAGTCAACATCAGATTCGGCTACTGAAAATAGCATGGATCATAGAGAGGAGTCTGACGCTAAAAGGATGGAAACG ATTTTTCATTTCATGATCGCATCTCTGAGGTCTGGGAGATCTTCTGTTCTACTAGATATTATTATTAGACTCGTGTACCCTGTTCTCTCACTACAG GAAACCTCAAATAAGGAACTTTCATTGCTCGCTAAATCAGCTTTTGAGTTGCTCAAGTGGAGGATTCTACATCGGCCTTTTCTTGAAACTGCTATTTCGTCTATTCTTTCTTCAGTTAATGATCCTAACTGGCGCACCAGATCTGTGCTTTTATCATACCTCAGGACATTTACATACAG